Within the Clostridium scatologenes genome, the region TAAACTAAGTAACAAATAGTAATAAGTGGAAATAAATAGTGATTTAAAAGAGGGGGAATTATTAAAATGAAGTACGGTGTGGATTATATTGATGGGGTAGAAGTACCACAACTTATTGTTACTGATGACTTTACTATTCAAGGACAGCATGAAGGAACAGTTCATGTTGAAAGTGGGATATTAACTATTCAAGGACAATTGGATGGAACTTTAGATGTTCAAAAGGGCGTAAAAGTATTTATCATTGGTAAACAGAATGGAACAGTTTCTATAGAAAGTGGGGCAGAAGTTACTGTTTATGGAGAGCTTAATGGAACAACAACTATTGATTATGGGAGTGCAGTAATTGTTGAAAAAGGTGGTAAATTAGCAGGAAATTTGAATAATAATGGACAACTAATTATTAGAGGTGTTTTTGGTGGTGCTCAATCTGGTAATGGAAAATTTATAATTGAAGAAGGTGGACAAATTAAACGACCTGTTATCAAAAATGGAATATCCTATTATCAGTGGTAATAGAAGATGAAAACTAGTTCAGGTTAAGCAATTCAATAAATAGTAATTTATAGAGATTAAGAATAGATTGAAAAATATAGTTACTAAAGGGGTATTAGAATGGAGCAAATAATAAGGCGCTTAAAAGATTATAAAGAAATAAAGAATATTGAAGTACCACAAACAATGGGGTTTTATGCTTTTTACGCTATGGAGAATAATATTTTTGAAGGGACAGCATTAAGTGACATAAAAAAGGAAACTTGTATCTATGTGGGCATCGCAAAAGATGAAACGATCAATGAAAGAGTATTAAAATCTCATCTTAAGACCACGGGTAAATCAACATTAAGACGCGCCATAGGTGCAATACTGGTAGAAAAGTTAGGATTAGAACCAATAATGAGAGGTAAAACATCAACAGAAAGTAATCTCAGAAATTTTACATTTAGTAAAGAGAGCGAACAAATATTGACAGAATTTATGGTTACTAATCTTGGTGTGGCATTTTGTTCTTATAGCAGTATAGATGTGAATCTTGAAGATATAGAAAAAGAGATTATAAAAGAGTTTAGGTATCCAGCTTTTAATGTAGAGTATGTAAAAGAAAGTAAGTATAAGAAAGTTATTCAAGATGCAAGAAAGAATTGTAGAGCTATAGTAAGGAGTAAAGTTGTAAAAGTAAATAAAGTTACTTTTTAAATAATATAAGAAGTGAATTCTAATTTAATTTTGAGTAATGTAAATAGTATAAGAGAAGAATTATTAAATAACCTTCAATGTTAGAAAAAAGAATTTGTATTATCATATAAGGAGATTGAACAATGAAAAAGTCAGATATTTTTTGGCAAACATATTTAAACCTTGAAAAAGAAGTAATTGAAGTATCAAAATATATTTTCTTCACTGATGAAGTGTTGGTAAATGGTAATGGCGGTATAGTTGCTCAATTTTGTAATACACAACTTCTTACTTTTTCACCTCATATTGCAGATTTATTGGTGCGCTGTTGTGTTCAAATCGAAGCTATATCGAAAGAATTATATTTTGATAATGGTGGCACTAAAGCAAGAGGAGATAATAGTATCTTTTTCGATGAAGATTGTCTGAAATTGATTGATGTTAAATGGAAGACACATAACAAACTTGTAATGGTTGTTGCTCCATTTTTTAATTTTACTAAAAATGAAAACAGTATTTTAAAACCTTTAAGAGAAGCTCATAAAAGACAAGGAACGTATTGGGAAAAAGCCTATCAAGCAGTAAAGCACGATAGATACTCTTCTTTACAAAAAGGAAATGTCAAAGCTTTAATCCAAGCTTTAGCTGCGCTCTTTTTGCTTAATATCTACTACCGTAATGATTCATGGATAATTAAGTATAACGATATATCAAAACTTGATTACAGCATGGGTTCGGCAATTTTTACAGTAAAATCTCCTGAAGCAAATCAGCTGTGGTATGGAAATAACCCGACTATTTGCGAGAGTCCATATGTTGTTAGGTACAAAGAGGCTGATTATCAGCGAATTGAAGAAATGCAGCGACATGAGCAACAAGCATTATATGATTATTGGATCAAACAACCAGAATTGAATGAGCCTGAATTTATACATCAATTAGAAAAAGCTTCTGAAGGAAGCCAAAGGGTAATGGGTATTTGGGAACTGGCAAAATATCGGTTAAATAAGAAAATTCCCAATAATTTATCTTTCGAAGATAGAAAATCACGTCTAATTACTAGTGAAGAATGGAATGGTCGGGTACATCAACACAATAAGCACCTTTCAGCAGATGAACTTACAGAAGACAATATTCAAAAAGAAATTGATTTTGTTGGTACTTCTTGGGGAATGGAAATAATGAATAAATTTCAAAAAATGGAATGGGTTCAAATTGCGATGAATAGTGAAATATGTGAGATATATATTCCATAACTAACACTGACAAAAAGCAATAGATTAGGCTACTAGGATTAACTAAAATAATTTCTGTTCATCGATATTTGAACAGAACAACAAATTCCAATTTGTAGAGTTGATGTAACATAATTTTAGATTCAGTTTTGTCGTATCTTCCCTATAATAATCACCAATATTAGCTACATGTCAATTTTTTATACAAAGAGAAGTAAGTTATATCAATGGTTACACAGATTTGATGTTTCCTATATATCAATTTTTGCTACCTAACATATACTTATATACTGTATTATATTTATTTATTATAAGTTATGTATCAATTTTAGGTACAAAGAGATAAAGTACCTATTAATGTAATATAGACTGTAATAGAAGTGTTAAAGAGGAAGCCAGCAGCGTTTAACTGTTAGCTTCTTTTGTTTTTCTTATTATTCTTTTTTGCTCTTTCATTTCTTTAATTCTTCTGCACATCTTTGGAGCATTAGCTTTCTTTCAAGCTGAGCCAATCCTGTAAATATAGTTAAGAAATAATAAATACTCTTAGAATGGCTTTATGTTATATAAGGTATCTGTAAAATAGTATTTGATAACACAGTCACAAAACATCTTAAACCCTACATTATATATGTAACCAATACAACACGAAGAAAGGGAGTGGAAGAGATGTCACGTATGCCTATAAAAGTTACAAATGCAGTTACAGGAACAGAATGGACTTTTTCTGGGGTAATGAAGGCCTCCAGAGAGTTGCATATAGACTCAAGATATATTGATGATTATTGCAAAGGAAAGAGAAAGTTTCATAACAATGTCTATATCTGGAGTTTTGTAAATGAAGTTAAGGGTGATTCTAAAAATGTATAATAGGTTGTTATATAGGTTGGCAGAGAACAAAGATTATAGGATAGTAGAATCACAGTAAAAGTTATAAATCATTTTCACTGTGAGAACTTTTATTTTTAGCTGATACTATACAGAAAATATATAAGGAGGATACAATATGGCAATACAGTTTTCGCAAGACTTAATTAAATATTTAGCTGTTTATCTCGGAACTACTTTAGGAGAAATAGCAAAAGAGAAGGATTTTCAATATTCAAAACCATTACTTTATAAAATTGCAGAAGGCAATATTCTAGTAAGTGAAGCTGTAAATGAAGCTTTTAATAAGTTTTGGGATGACAGGGAACTTACAATAGAAGATTTAGATAATATTTATCAGTTAATCGACTTAATAGAAATTGGCAATAAGAAAGAAAAACATCACAAGTTAAAGAAATTCAGAGGAGGAAAATAGCATGAGGATAAGTAATAAAGAACTTTTTAATATAGGGGAAATCAATAATTATATAGGTAAATTCGAGGACAAGTTACAAGAGAGCAATAACAAGATTACTCAGTTAAAGTCAGATATAGCGAATATAGAAACTGAGATAGACAAAGCATTTGAGCAAGACATTTTGGAAGGTTCAACAGCAAGTAAAAAGGAGTTAAGCAATATCCAAGCACGTAAAGTAAATATCGAAGCACAACTGGATATAGAGGTTAAGAAGGCATTGAAGATTAAAGATATAATGGCTGTTGGACTACAGAAGTTAATTCCAGAAGCTTCAAACCAGATACAGGCAGATTTACAGACTTATCATAACACTGTAGAGAAAGAAATATATAGACAGTTGATGGAAGTAAGGCAGAAGCAAGAGGAATTACTGTTGGGATTACAGTTAGCACATAATACCGTAATAAATGAACTATTTAGCTATGACGAAATTTGTAATACATTCGGATTAGAACAGTATAAGAAAACAGCCTCGAATGAGATGTTCCACAATAATCTTTTTATGCCACACAGAAGCTTTCCTGAGTATGGTAGTCCATTAATAAACTGCAACTATCTACCAGGAATCGAAGATAGGCTTATGAGAGCAAGAGCAGAAGTAAATGCAAAGTACAATATTGATAGAGAAAGAATGGGGTTAGAAGAAGAGCAGCTGCCACAAGCTAAAACGCTACAGGATATTGATTTAGATAAGTTTTTAAAGGAGCTGAAGTCAGATGGAAAACGTAGATAATGGTAAAGATAAACTGGATGAACTTATAGAAGCACAGATTGTTATAATAGATGAAGAGGGACTACCAGTTAGAACTGAGGAATATTCAAAGGCTGGAGGTAGACGTAAAAATTACAGTCCTGAAGAAATAGTTGCAATTGTTTTACCGTACGTTTATGAGAACATAACAGTATCAGATAGGAAGTTAGCAGAGTGTACGAATCTTGATAGAAGGACTATTTCAAAATGTCGTAAATCAGAACTTTTCAAGACTAAATTGGCAGAAATTACTAATGACAAACTTTTGAATCTCAGGTGTATGGCATTAGATGAACTGGAGAAGATGTTAAAGAATAAGAATTTAAATGATAATACTCGTGTAAAAGTGGTACATGAGATTCTTCAGCACTCAGTTTCTGTAGCAGAACTGGCTGTACAGGCTGGAAAAGAAGTAAAACCGATAGACATTAATGTACTGTTAAAAGAGCTTGAAGATTTTTAACAGAGATTATGAGAGTGGGTACAGAGATAAACTTCCTGTGTCTGATCTCTCGTTTTTTATCTGTTTGAAAGTACTGTAAATCAATTCAGTTAAAATTTTAAGCTGTAGAACTATTAAAACTGGGGGAGAGTGTAGAGTGTATCTATTAAGCGAAAGTATGACTGTGAAATTTATTGTAGAAGGACTGCTAGATAATTCCTGTAGATAACAATGTGAAAACATGGTAATATAGTTATAAACTTAATATGATGTGAACAGTTAATCATAAATAAATAGTTAAATTACAGTAAAAACACTGATTTTATCTGCCATAACAGATAATAACGTTGAAATGATGGGATTAATCGGAATGGGTAACAATCCAATGGTTGGAGCTTCTGTTGCAGTTGCAGTTGCTATTGAAGAAGCCATGAATAAGTAATGGAAAATTTGTATAGTTAAAATAAAGTCTCCAACATAATAAAAAACCATCCAAAACTCATAAAAGATTCCGTAAAAAATATATAGAAATTAAATAAATGAACAATTAAGAGCATGAAGGAAGTGCAAGAGGAAATCTTGTAAAACCCTTCATGTTTTTGATTTTTTCGTACCTTGCTAAGCCTTGATAATATATTGATTTAATATTTGTAGGTTAATTAGAAATGTTGGTATTAAGTTTATAGTTGAAGTATAATAATAATGAATATTTCAAAAAATTCAGAAACAATTTTAATGGGGTATTATGTTGAATTTTAACAATAACAAAATTATATAAATACAAATTATTGTAAGGTGAAAATTAGAAACTTGAAACAAGCAGTAACTATTATATAGAAATGAATGAGGGCAGAACAATTCAACTACCAAAAGAAAAAGGAAATTACATTTATAAAATAGAAGGAATATGGGATGATACCCATTCAACATCAAATATTTTCAAAATAAGTGTTAAGTAAGTAAAAGGGATAGGATGTGATTACATGAGTGCATATTCATTTATAGCAACTGACTACGAAATACAAGAGGTTCATAATTCAAAGGAAAAAATTATTACTGTTCAGGAGGCCATTAAATTAGGATTAAAAGCACATGAATTTATGCCCTGGGAGAATATGAATCCAAATGATAAGATATCGTTCTTTGAAAAAGAAGATGATTTATATGAATTGGTTATTACAAAGGGAACTGAATATGAAAGAAATGTAAGGTGGTATACTGATAAACCATTTATTTATTCTGTAAATTTTAAGTATACAGAATTAAGAGCAAAGCAATTATTAGAATACATAAAAGAAAACCTTATAAAAGGATATCAATTGGAAATATGGTCAATATGGCTTGACGATAGGCAGAATATTAAACCTACTATATGCAATTATGAACAAGTTTCAATAGATAACTTAAAACAAATGTATGATTGGAATGATGAAAAGCATGTAACTCATGGTTGCATAATAATAAAAAGGTAAAAACTTTAAACATATTGAATAGTAAAAATAGACTTCATTGTTTCGGTTGATAACATTACATTTAGCCATTAGTAATATATTATGAAGTGATAAAAACAAATTTAAAGGTGGTATGATTTTGAAAAACAAATATTTAGTAATTAGATTTATATGTGTATTAGCAGCAATTATATTGGCTATGTGTCATTTTATAGTAAAAATAGATAATAAAAAGTTGATGCCGTTTATTATCATTGATTTGCTTATTTTGCAGATTTTTGATGATAGATCAAGTAAGAGATTTCAATCATATACAAAATATAATGGTTTAAAAATAATTTTATCTTGTATATTGTTTTTTTGGATTATAGCAATAGCAATTTCAATATTCCATAAATAATATTTTTATGAAATTATATAAGTGTAAACTATTGTAAAGTGAAAATTAGAAACTTGAAACAATAAGTAACTATTATATAGAAATGAATGAGGTATGTAGATGAATACTTTGAAAATAAATTCTAAGGTAATCATAGTAGTAGTTTTTATCATGATTCTTGAATGGTATGGATTAAAACAATATTATAAAAATTATTACAAATATACACCAGAAACTGCCCCTAAACTTGAAATTATGTACCAAAATAGAGAAGTAGTTTTGAAGAATGCAGATTATAATTGGTTTGACAAAAATCCAGGAGGAAACAGTAATATTTTTGGAGATCCAGTTGAAACATTAAAAGATTATAAACCAATAGATGTTAAGAGTGATGGGGTACTTCAATATAGTTTTATGACAAACAAGCCACCAAAGATTATTTTGATAACTATACATAAACATGTTGATTTACAATGGAAATCAGCAGGTGAATATTTTATATTTTATAATGATGTAAAAGAAGGCAGAATAATTCAATTACCAAAAGAAAAAGGAAATTACATTTATAAAATAGGAGGAATATGGGATGATACTCATTCAACATCAAATATTTTTAAAATAAATGTCAATTAAGTCAAAAGAAATTATTAAAAAGCAACATTAATTGAAGATGTAGTCAATATGGAAATTGAAAAATTAAACGAATTTAAAGTTAATAAATTTATAAATAAAATTTAATATTTCATGTGGAAAATGTAAGACCATGTACAAAAGTGATTGCTGATAAAAAAATCAGTAATGTTGCCTAAAGTATATGGTTTTTTATTTTGTTTATTTTAGTAGAGGTGAGGTATGTATATTTTAAAGGTAAGTAAATTCTCATTGTAGTTATAGATAAAATATCAATTATAAGCACATAATATTTAAAAAAGTAATTATACAGTAAAACATGGAAGTAAGAAAGATGGAGGTTTTTATATGAGTTTTAAAATAAATGATATGGTTACTTGGGTTGGAAAGATTGATTGGGAACTAAGAACTTTCCATGGTGAAGAATACTCTACACATAAAGGTTCTTCATATAATTCATATTTAATTAGAGATGAAAAGACAGTACTTATTGATACTGTTTGGCATCCATTTGCTAAAGAATTTGTAGCTAATTTAAAAAAGGAAATTGATTTAAACAAAATAGATTATATAATAATGAACCATTCTGAAAGTGATCATAGTGGTGCGCTTTTAGAGCTAATGAAAGAAATACCTAATACCCCGATTTATTGTACTAAAAGTGGTGTAAAAATATTAAAGGGACATTATCATAAGGATTGGAATTTTATAGAGGTAAAGACTGGTGATAGTCTAAATATAGGTAGAAATAAACTGACATTTGTAGAAGCAAGGATGCTTCATTGGCCTGATTCAATGTTTACATATTTATCCGGCGAAAATATTTTATTTAGCAATGATGCCTTTGGGCAGCATTATGCCTCTGAATTAATGTATAACGATAAGGTTGATCAAGGTGAATTATTTCAGGAAGCAATAAAATACTATGCTAATATTTTAACGCCCTTCAGCAAATTTGTTGTAAAAAAAATAGAAGAAGTAATAAGTCTTAATTTACCTGTCAATATGATTTGCACTAGTCATGGAATAATATGGAGGGATAATCCTTTGCAAATAGTCAATAAGTATATGGAATGGGCAAAAGATTACCAAGAGAATCAGATTACAATAATTTATGATACAATGTGGAATGGCACAAGAAATATGGCTGAAGCCATAGCAGAAGGAATAAAAAATTCGAACAAAGATGTTGTTATAAAGATCTTTAATTCATCTAAAAATGATAAAAATGATATTATTACCGAAGTATTTAAATCAAAGATGGTACTTGTTGGTTCATCAACAATAAATAACGGGATATTATCTTCGACAGCTGCAATATTGGAGATGATTAAAGGACTTAATTTTAAGGGAAAGAAAGGAGCAGCCTTTGGTAGTTATGGCTGGAGTGGCGAATCAGTAAAAATTATTAGTGAACAATTAAATGAGGCTGGTTTTGAAATAGTAAATGGAGGAATAAAAGAATTGTGGAATCCAGATGAAGAGGAATTAAGCAGGTGCAGAGAGTTTGGAAGTAATGTTTTAAAAAAAATACAGTAAAATACTTATGTTTACTAATTGACATAATTAACATTATCATTTAATATTAAGATACAGTAATAAAATTTACAAATATGTTTATTTAAGCAGTAATTTTCATTTTTAAAATTAAAGAGTCGCACGACTGGCGGAAGTGGAGTTTACCACAGGGAGTGTGATTTATAAACTATAAATGTCGACCGCCTGGGCAAATTTGTCCAGGCGGTTTTACGTTTTTTGTTAACTGTTGGACATCTTTAATTAAATTCAAAGAGAAACTTTTTTATAAAGTTAAACAATCTTCTTAGTATTTAGTACAAAGGAGATAAAAATAAATAAAAATTAGAGATGGGGGTAATTTAAAATGGGTTTTAAATCAGACATTGAAATAGCACAGGAGTGTAAGCCACAAGACATAAGAAAGATAGCTGCAAAAATAGGTATTTCTGAAGATGACATCGAGCTTTATGGAAAGTATAAAGCTAAAGTAGATTACAACTTATTAAAGAAAACTCCAGGAAAAAAAGGTAAGCTAATTCTTTGTACAGCAATTAATCCAACACCAGCAGGAGAAGGAAAAACTACTACATCAATAGGAGTAGCTGATGCTTTATCAAAATTAGGAAAGAATACAATAGTTGCATTAAGAGAACCATCATTGGGACCAGTATTTGGAGTAAAAGGTGGAGCAGCAGGTGGCGGATATGCACAAGTTGTTCCAATGGAAGATATTAATTTGCACTTTACTGGTGATTTCCATGCAATAGGGGCAGCTAACAATTTATTAGCAGCAATGTTGGATAACCACATATATCAAGGGAATGCTTTAGACATTGATCCAAGAAGAATAGTTTGGAGAAGATGTGTCGACATGAATGACAGACAATTAAGATTTGTTGTTGATGGTATGGGCGGAAAAGTTAACGGAGTACCAAGAGAAGATGGCTTTGATATAACTGTTGCTTCAGAAATAATGGCTATATTCTGTTTAGCCAGCGATATAGAAGACTTAAAAGCTAGACTTGCTAGAATTGTTGTAGCATATACAAGAAGTGGAGAACCTGTAACAGCAGGACAGATAAATGCTCAAGGTGCTATGACTGCATTACTTAAAGATGCATTAAAACCAAATTTAGTTCAAACTTTAGAGGGAACACCAGCATTTGTTCATGGTGGACCATTTGCAAACATAGCTCATGGATGTAACTCAATAATGGCTACAAGAATGGCTACTCATTTTGCAGATTATGTAGTTACAGAGGCAGGTTTCGGTGCTGACCTTGGAGCAGAAAAATTCCTAGATATTAAGTGTAGAATGGCTGGATTAAAACCAGATGCAGTTGTAATAGTTGCTACAGTAAGAGCATTAAAATACAATGGTGGAGTTCCAAAAGCTGATTTAAATAATGAAAATTTAGAAGCTCTTGAAAAAGGACTTCCAAATTTATTAAAGCATGTTGAAAATATAACTAAGGTATTTAAATTACCAGCAGTAGTTGCAATAAATGCATTTCCAACTGATACTCAAGCTGAATTAAAATTGGTTGAAGATAAATGTAAAGCTCTTGGAGTAAATGTTAAGTTATCAGAAGTTTGGGCAAAAGGCGGAGAAGGTGGAGTTGAAGTTGCTAAAGAAGTGATAAGTTTAATAGAAACAGAAGAAAACAACTTCCAGTTTGCTTATGATGCAGAGCTTCCAATAAGAGAAAAAATAAGAGCTATAGCTCAAAAGATTTATGGTGCTGATGATGCAGTATTTACAGCACCAGCTGAAAAAGAAATTGATGAATTAGAGAAAAATGGATTTGGTAAAACACCAGTATGTATGGCAAAAACTCAGTATTCTTTAACGGATGATCAGACTAAGCTTGGAAGACCAATAGGTTTTAAAATAACTGTAAGACAAGTAACAATTTCAGCAGGAGCAGGTTTTGTTGTTGCTTTAACTGGAGCAATAATGAAAATGCCAGGACTTCCTAAAGTTCCAGCAGCTGAAAAAATTGATGTTAATAAAGATGGAGTAATAAGTGGATTATTCTAACGATTATGTTGTTTTATAACTTGAAGAGTTGATATAAAAAATGAGAAGCCAATGTTTTAGTAATATTTTGTATACTGAAGCATTGGCTTCAATTTATGATAAATATATAAAAAAATCAATATAATGTTAATGAAAAATATTGCATTTAAGATAATATTCTAAATATTTTCAATATTCTTTTAAAAAGGTAGTGACATTTGTTTGTAAAAATATTATAATGATATTATAAAATAACAAAAAATATATGTAATTTAAATATTAAACAAAAGGGGAAGCCTGATACTATGATTTTTGTAACTAAACTATTTTAAATGCATATTAATGGGTAAAAGGGGAGTGATTTTCATGAAGAATATTATTAATGAAAATAAAAAAGATGTTCAAGTTACTAAAAGAGATAAAAAAGCAGTTAAAAAAATAAGGAGAAGAGAATCACATAGGTTCCTTTTCGATATGGTCAGTGCTCTATTTAGTAGAGGTTAAAATTTTAAATACGGCATCAGCA harbors:
- a CDS encoding GIY-YIG nuclease family protein → MEQIIRRLKDYKEIKNIEVPQTMGFYAFYAMENNIFEGTALSDIKKETCIYVGIAKDETINERVLKSHLKTTGKSTLRRAIGAILVEKLGLEPIMRGKTSTESNLRNFTFSKESEQILTEFMVTNLGVAFCSYSSIDVNLEDIEKEIIKEFRYPAFNVEYVKESKYKKVIQDARKNCRAIVRSKVVKVNKVTF
- a CDS encoding anaerobic nitric oxide reductase flavorubredoxin, whose protein sequence is MSFKINDMVTWVGKIDWELRTFHGEEYSTHKGSSYNSYLIRDEKTVLIDTVWHPFAKEFVANLKKEIDLNKIDYIIMNHSESDHSGALLELMKEIPNTPIYCTKSGVKILKGHYHKDWNFIEVKTGDSLNIGRNKLTFVEARMLHWPDSMFTYLSGENILFSNDAFGQHYASELMYNDKVDQGELFQEAIKYYANILTPFSKFVVKKIEEVISLNLPVNMICTSHGIIWRDNPLQIVNKYMEWAKDYQENQITIIYDTMWNGTRNMAEAIAEGIKNSNKDVVIKIFNSSKNDKNDIITEVFKSKMVLVGSSTINNGILSSTAAILEMIKGLNFKGKKGAAFGSYGWSGESVKIISEQLNEAGFEIVNGGIKELWNPDEEELSRCREFGSNVLKKIQ
- a CDS encoding formate--tetrahydrofolate ligase, encoding MGFKSDIEIAQECKPQDIRKIAAKIGISEDDIELYGKYKAKVDYNLLKKTPGKKGKLILCTAINPTPAGEGKTTTSIGVADALSKLGKNTIVALREPSLGPVFGVKGGAAGGGYAQVVPMEDINLHFTGDFHAIGAANNLLAAMLDNHIYQGNALDIDPRRIVWRRCVDMNDRQLRFVVDGMGGKVNGVPREDGFDITVASEIMAIFCLASDIEDLKARLARIVVAYTRSGEPVTAGQINAQGAMTALLKDALKPNLVQTLEGTPAFVHGGPFANIAHGCNSIMATRMATHFADYVVTEAGFGADLGAEKFLDIKCRMAGLKPDAVVIVATVRALKYNGGVPKADLNNENLEALEKGLPNLLKHVENITKVFKLPAVVAINAFPTDTQAELKLVEDKCKALGVNVKLSEVWAKGGEGGVEVAKEVISLIETEENNFQFAYDAELPIREKIRAIAQKIYGADDAVFTAPAEKEIDELEKNGFGKTPVCMAKTQYSLTDDQTKLGRPIGFKITVRQVTISAGAGFVVALTGAIMKMPGLPKVPAAEKIDVNKDGVISGLF